In a single window of the Raphanus sativus cultivar WK10039 chromosome 9, ASM80110v3, whole genome shotgun sequence genome:
- the LOC108834691 gene encoding uncharacterized protein LOC108834691 codes for MTEFRPISLCNVSYKIISKLLSKRLKRVLPDLISETQSAFVSRRLITDNILLAQENFHALRTNTCARENFMAIKTDMSKAYDRVEWSFIRSLLLRLGFAEKLVDLLMFCITSVSYQVIINGEPRGKITPTRGLRQGDPLSPFLFIMCTEALISLLKGAEEEKRILGLRVARASPRVSHLLFADDSLFFCKAEVSQCKEILGILDTYGKASGQQLNAAKSSIIFGNKIDHSVKQNLKGVMGITTEGGMGKYLGLPEQMCGSKMKVFSYVQDRLNGCVNSWSARLLSKGGKEVQIKSVAQAVPTYSMSCYLLPQGIIDKLESAVSNFWWSSSQNNRGLHWIAWDKICVPHDQGGLGFLDLHAFNIALLAKQLWRLIQFPNSLLARVLRGRYYNRSSPLEDRKVYSPSYGWRSIMAAKPLLKAGLRKTIGAGLNTFVWTEPWIPDIDARPPRPSGRVTYRHPKLLVHSFIRRDTRDWDTNLLLEHFHPEDIPLILKLRPSNTWSMDGYAWNYTKSGTYTVKSGYNRLQEIKACDAEAQTLQPSITGLQSHVWKINAPGKMKHFMWQALTGCIATTERLAYRHLGTDRSCPRCGDPEETINHLLFECPPAIQVWALSDYPSLPGYFPSTSVYQNMNFLFWKKKNVAYMEPLIETFPWILWYIWKARNDKVFNGKEVSPVDTLRLASIEAECWRAANLPQEGEEEEAQSAHLLSSHIHVDLQRPTCQVDASWIDNGTVSGLGWFYKDHMGVERFGLQGCRKSLSSLHAEMEGLIWAMSCLREFSCDVIHMETDCSDLVDMIANPTDWPAFNSELVSFRLIRARFSDFSISHIPRSRNTRADSLAKEARCSGVLFTHIDQTQPDRAFLRNHSRPTTT; via the coding sequence ATGACGGAGTTCCGGCCTATTAGTCTTTGTAACGTCAGCTATAAGATTATTTCAAAATTGCTATCCAAACGGCTAAAGAGAGTTCTTCCTGATCTTATTTCGGAGACTCAATCTGCGTTTGTGTCACGGCGGTTAATCACTGACAATATTTTACTAGCGCAGGAGAATTTCCATGCCCTTCGGACAAACACTTGTGCTAGAGAAAATTTCATGGCTATCaagacggatatgagtaaagcgtATGACAGGGTAGAATGGAGTTTTATTCGATCCCTGCTGCTGCGTTTGGGTTTTGCGGAAAAATTGGTCGACCTTTTGATGTTTTGTATCACATCGGTCTCCTATCAAGTGATAATTAATGGAGAACCAAGGGGTAAAATTACACCCACGAGAGGACTGAGACAGGGTGATCCTTtgtccccttttctttttattatgtgCACTGAAGCTCTGATCTCCCTTCTTAAAGGAGCGGAGGAAGAGAAGCGCATCTTGGGATTACGAGTTGCCCGAGCCAGTCCCCGGGTCTCACACCTTCTCTTTGCGGATGAtagccttttcttttgtaaagcaGAAGTGAGTCAGTGTAAGGAAATTCTAGGTATTCTAGACACATATGGAAAAGCCTCGGGACAACAACTCAATGCAGCAAAGTCCTCTATTATCTTTGGGAATAAGATTGACCATAGcgttaaacaaaatttaaaaggaGTTATGGGGATCACTACTGAAGGAGGCATGGGAAAATATCTTGGACTTCCGGAGCAAATGTGTGGATCTAAGATGAAAGTTTTCTCTTACGTACAAGATCGCCTCAATGGATGTGTTAACTCGTGGTCGGCCAGATTACTCTCGAAAGGAGGAAAAGAAGTCCAAATTAAATCCGTGGCGCAAGCTGTGCCGACATACAGTATGTCGTGCTACTTGCTTCCACAAGGCATTATTGACAAATTAGAGAGCGCAGTCTCAAACTTTTGGTGGAGTTCGAGCCAAAACAACCGAGGATTACACTGGATTGCATGGGACAAGATTTGTGTTCCACACGATCAAGGTGGACTCGGCTTCTTAGATTTACATGCCTTTAATATTGCATTGTTAGCAAAACAACTATGGAGATTGATACAGTTTCCTAATTCCCTCCTTGCCCGAGTTTTAAGAGGACGATACTATAACCGATCAAGCCCTTTGGAAGACCGCAAGGTATACTCACCATCTTATGGATGGCGTAGTATTATGGCAGCAAAACCGCTACTAAAAGCGGGTCTCCGAAAGACTATTGGGGCAGGATTAAACACTTTTGTTTGGACGGAGCCTTGGATTCCAGATATTGACGCTCGACCTCCGAGACCGTCTGGTCGAGTTACATATAGACACCCAAAACTACTTGTTCACTCCTTCATTAGGCGAGATACAAGGGATTGGGATACTAATCTTTTACTGGAACATTTCCACCCGGAAGACATTCCACTTATACTTAAACTAAGGCCAAGCAACACATGGTCTATGGATGGTTACGCATGGAATTATACAAAGTCGGGCACTTATACGGTAAAATCAGGATATAATCGACTACAGGAGATTAAGGCGTGTGATGCTGAAGCCCAGACTCTACAACCAAGTATCACTGGTTTACAGAGCCATGTGTGGAAAATCAACGCTCCCGGAAAGATGAAACATTTTATGTGGCAAGCTTTGACGGGATGCATTGCCACGACCGAAAGACTCGCTTATAGACACTTGGGCACCGATAGGAGCTGTCCTAGATGCGGTGATCCTGAGGAAACCATTAACCATCTTCTTTTTGAATGCCCACCTGCCATCCAGGTGTGGGCTTTATCGGACTATCCGTCCCTTCCGGGTTACTTCCCGAGTACCTCTGTTTATCAAAACATGAACTTCCTCTTCTGGAAGAAGAAAAACGTGGCCTATATGGAACCACTTATTGAGACCTTCCCATGGATCttatggtacatttggaaggcaCGGAATGATAAAGTTTTCAATGGAAAAGAAGTATCACCAGTTGACACTCTTCGGCTAGCTTCCATCGAAGCTGAATGCTGGAGAGCAGCAAACCTACCTCAggagggagaggaagaagaagcacaATCTGCTCACTTACTTAGCTCGCATATCCATGTAGACCTCCAACGCCCGACCTGCCAAGTCGATGCGTCATGGATCGATAATGGCACGGTCAGTGGATTAGGGTGGTTCTATAAGGATCATATGGGAGTAGAGAGATTTGGACTACAAGGATGCCGTAAGAGCCTATCTTCTCTCCATGCAGAGATGGAAGGGCTTATATGGGCGATGTCTTGTTTAAGAGAGTTTTCCTGCGACGTGATTCATATGGAGACGGACTGCTCCGATCTCGTGGACATGATTGCTAACCCAACCGACTGGCCGGCTTTCAATTCTGAGCTAGTCTCCTTCCGGCTCATACGAGCTAGGTTTTCGGATTTCAGTATTTCTCACATACCCAGGAGCAGAAACACGCGTGCAGATTCCCTTGCCAAAGAGGCGAGATGTAGTGGTGTTCTATTTACCCACATAGATCAGACCCAGCCGGACAGAGCGTTTCTTCGGAACCACTCAAGACCGACTACCACTTGA
- the LOC108823698 gene encoding pumilio homolog 18-like, which translates to MAKGDDSFSTSIKQENTTVPPPPPPPRETPTATPPPREADLADDKAQSLLNSLRSTSLAPQETETCMRSLTNLMTSSKDEDEALFQEVISKLNGIELQRMAALLTSESDDRYFLETARNKNGSNRLQKLLGKSDDADIFFAAAILRNFFHVMTDEHASHVAVQGMRVFGVEKRFAMRDQILNHAVLLACDQYGSVALSAIIRDVAFLYCSTALFDVVASEAPLLSYNAYGSIVVQHVLKHCGLHSTRNIGVSLRGNYVELSFTEGGRYIVEKLLERDEETEALVAAELLECQGDELVRLATSEYGHFVVEKALKVTRVDLFRGLVNKLKPSLPLLRSSHHATTIAEILESFVTN; encoded by the coding sequence ATGGCAAAAGGCGACGATTCCTTCTCCACGTCCATCAAACAAGAGAACACGAcggttcctcctcctcctcctcctccacgtGAAACTCCCACCGCCACTCCTCCACCAAGAGAAGCCGATCTTGCTGACGACAAAGCCCAATCTTTACTCAACTCACTTCGCTCCACCTCCTTAGCTCCTCAAGAAACCGAGACGTGTATGCGATCCCTGACCAACCTCATGACTAGCAGCAAAGACGAAGACGAGGCTCTGTTTCAAGAAGTGATCTCAAAGCTAAACGGAATCGAGCTTCAGAGGATGGCCGCGTTGCTGACGTCAGAATCCGATGATCGCTACTTCTTGGAGACGGCAAGAAACAAGAACGGCTCCAACCGCCTACAGAAACTCCTCGGAAAATCAGACGACGCCGACATCTTCTTCGCCGCCGCTATCTTGCGCAACTTCTTCCACGTCATGACGGACGAGCACGCGTCCCACGTCGCCGTTCAAGGGATGCGAGTGTTCGGCGTCGAGAAGAGATTTGCAATGCGCGACCAGATTCTCAACCACGCGGTTCTCCTGGCGTGTGACCAATACGGCAGCGTCGCGCTCAGTGCAATCATAAGGGACGTGGCGTTTCTCTACTGCAGTACCGCCCTCTTTGATGTTGTTGCGTCCGAAGCTCCTTTGCTAAGCTACAATGCTTATGGGAGCATTGTGGTCCAACACGTGCTTAAACACTGTGGCTTGCATAGCACGCGTAACATTGGGGTTAGCCTCCGTGGCAATTACGTTGAGCTCTCGTTTACGGAGGGTGGAAGATACATCGTGGAGAAGCTTTTGGAGAGGGATGAAGAGACAGAGGCTTTGGTGGCGGCAGAGCTTTTGGAGTGCCAAGGAGACGAGTTGGTGAGGCTGGCGACGAGTGAGTACGGACATTTCGTGGTGGAAAAGGCACTGAAAGTCACGCGGGTGGATTTGTTTAGAGGTTTGGTGAACAAGCTCAAGCCTTCTCTCCCTCTGTTGCGTAGCTCTCATCACGCCACCACCATTGCAGAAATCTTGGAGTCCTTTGTTACAAACTAG
- the LOC108823700 gene encoding pumilio homolog 18-like, producing the protein MANADPFSISTLLSSLQHLRFTSATQPMTTPAVPPPPPRGILFTIPQPRYDPQPLNNSFPGGFLTPHYLDSRLQSMFNLMTNSKEEYNIGPFKEMVSRLSRRELQKMAYLLTSDPDYFLEIARNKNGSHRLQRLLGKSDDADNLFFAAILRRFLHVMTDRYASYVALRGMQVFDDKKKELMYDAYILPHALQLACDRHGYIALKEVITDLDHPFYRNQLLDIVALNALSLSYDAYGNYVVQHVLTLNDLRCTLNIAVSLVGHCVELSFDKFGSYIVEKLLETEESMVLVVVEELLKCGGDRLLRLARNEFGSFVVVKALRVTQKMNRVDLFRGLVQKLMPFRHLLRMPRGSNTIAAIIESVC; encoded by the coding sequence ATGGCAAACGCTGATCCCTTCTCAATATCTACACTACTCAGTTCTTTACAACATCTACGTTTCACCTCCGCAACACAACCCATGACGACTCCGGCcgttcctcctcctcctccacgtGGCATCCTCTTCACCATTCCTCAACCAAGATACGACCCTCAACCTCTAAACAACTCATTCCCCGGCGGATTCTTAACTCCTCACTACCTGGACTCTCGTTTGCAGTCGATGTTCAACCTCATGACTAACAGCAAAGAAGAATATAACATTGGTCCGTTCAAAGAAATGGTCTCAAGGTTGTCCAGAAGAGAGCTTCAAAAGATGGCGTATCTGCTGACGTCAGATCCCGACTACTTCTTGGAGATCGCAAGAAACAAGAACGGCTCTCACCGTCTACAGAGACTCCTCGGAAAATCAGACGACGCGGACAACTTATTCTTCGCAGCGATCTTGCGTCGCTTCCTCCACGTCATGACAGATAGGTACGCGTCCTACGTGGCACTTCGAGGGATGCAAGTTTTTGACGACAAGAAGAAAGAGTTGATGTATGACGCATACATTCTCCCCCACGCGCTTCAACTGGCCTGTGACAGACACGGCTACATCGCCCTCAAGGAGGTAATAACCGACTTGGACCATCCTTTCTACAGAAACCAGCTCTTGGACATAGTCGCTCTCAACGCTCTCTCCCTAAGCTACGATGCTTACGGGAACTATGTGGTCCAACACGTGCTTACACTGAATGACTTGCGTTGCACGTTAAACATTGCGGTTAGTCTCGTTGGCCATTGCGTTGAGCTCTCGTTCGACAAGTTTGGAAGCTACATCGTGGAGAAGCTTTTGGAGACGGAGGAGTCTATGGTTCTTGTGGTGGTGGAAGAGCTTTTGAAGTGCGGAGGAGATAGGTTGCTGAGGCTGGCGAGGAATGAGTTTGGGAGTTTCGTGGTGGTCAAGGCACTGAGAGTCACGCAGAAGATGAATAGGGTTGATCTGTTTAGGGGTTTGGTGCAGAAACTGATGCCTTTCCGCCATCTCTTGCGTATGCCTCGTGGGAGCAATACTATAGCAGCAATCATTGAGTCGGTTTGTTAG
- the LOC108824599 gene encoding putative pumilio homolog 20 yields MANGGDSIKQEHPTVPPRPPPTATPPPRETDLADDKAQSLLNSLRSTSFTPQEYETCMRSLTSVMTSSEDEDEALFQEVISKLNETEFWRMVGLLTLKPDDRYFLEIARNKNGSIRLHKLLGKSDNADALICVAILRHFFHAMTDKNVSYVVAIQGMRVFRHDKKRAMRDQLLHHAVSLARTRHGSIMLRAIITDDDFEYCRHCLLGKLAYNALLLSYDAYGTSVVQHALEHGALRSTRNISVRLRGHYAELSFTEGGRHIVEKLLERDEETEALVVEELLKCQGDELVKLATSVYGHFVVEKALKVTRVDLFKGLVNKLKPFLPLLRTSPQSTTIAEILESVR; encoded by the coding sequence ATGGCAAACGGCGGCGATTCCATCAAACAAGAGCACCCGACGGTTCCTCCTCGTCCTCCCCCCACCGCCACTCCTCCACCAAGAGAAACCGATCTTGCTGACGACAAGGCTCAATCTTTACTCAACTCACTTCGCTCCACCTCCTTCACTCCTCAAGAATACGAGACGTGTATGCGATCCCTGACCAGCGTCATGACTAGCAGCGAAGACGAAGACGAGGCTCTGTTTCAAGAAGTGATCTCGAAGCTAAACGAAACCGAGTTTTGGAGGATGGTCGGGTTGCTGACGTTAAAACCCGACGATCGCTATTTCTTGGAGATAGCAAGAAACAAGAACGGCTCCATCCGCCTACACAAACTCCTCGGAAAATCAGACAACGCCGACGCCTTAATCTGCGTCGCTATCTTGCGCCACTTCTTCCACGCCATGACGGACAAGAACGTGTCCTACGTCGTCGCCATTCAAGGGATGCGAGTTTTTAGACACGACAAGAAAAGGGCAATGCGCGATCAACTTCTCCACCACGCGGTTTCCCTGGCGCGTACCCGGCACGGCAGCATCATGCTCAGAGCAATCATAACCGACGATGATTTTGAGTACTGCAGACACTGCCTCCTTGGTAAACTCGCGTACAACGCTCTCTTGCTAAGCTACGATGCTTATGGGACCTCTGTGGTCCAACACGCGCTTGAACACGGTGCCTTGCGTAGCACGCGTAACATTAGTGTTAGACTCCGTGGCCACTACGCTGAGCTCTCGTTTACGGAGGGTGGAAGACACATCGTGGAGAAGCTTTTGGAGAGGGATGAGGAGACAGAGGCTTTGGTAGTGGAAGAGCTTTTGAAGTGCCAAGGAGACGAGTTGGTGAAGCTGGCGACGAGTGTGTACGGGCATTTCGTGGTCGAAAAGGCACTGAAAGTCACGCGGGTGGATTTGTTTAAGGGTTTGGTGAATAAGCTCAAGCCTTTTCTCCCTCTCTTACGTACGTCTCCCCAAAGCACCACCATTGCAGAAATCTTGGAGTCAGTTCGCTAG
- the LOC108823696 gene encoding pentatricopeptide repeat-containing protein At5g59600, whose amino-acid sequence MNRFSTIPCSSRLCSIGSYVQLIESNGRDRLLPQGRELHAHLVTSGIARLTRIAAKLVSFYVECGEITDAKKVFDEMPKRDISGWVVMIGACARNGYYQESLGVFKEMNKEGLKLDAFIVPSVLKASRDLLDQEFGKMMHCMVLKCSFESDGFIVSSLIDMYSRFGEVDNARKVFSDLSEHDLVVFNAMISGYANNGQADEALNLVQDMKLVGIKPDIITWNALIAGFSNIGDEEKVSEMLEMMCLNGHKPDVVSWTSIISGLVYNFQNAKAFGAFRQMLTHGLYPNSATITTLLPACTTLANVKQGKEIHGYSVVSGLEGHGFVRSALLDMYGKCGFISEAMILFHKTPKKTTVTFNSMIFCYANHGLSEKAVELFEQMEATGERLDHLTFTAILTACSHGGLTDLGQKLFLLMQNKYRIEPRLEHYACMVDLLGRAGKLVEAYEMIKTMPMEPDLFVWGALLGACRNHGNMELARIAAERLAELEPVNSGNRLLLSSLYANAGSWGSVVRMKKMIKKRKLSRVPGSSWVNTV is encoded by the coding sequence ATGAACAGATTCTCCACCATTCCTTGTTCTTCTCGGTTATGTTCAATCGGTTCTTACGTCCAACTCATCGAAAGCAACGGTCGAGATCGACTCTTGCCCCAAGGAAGAGAGCTTCACGCTCATCTCGTGACATCCGGGATCGCTCGCTTGACGAGAATCGCAGCTAAGCTTGTGTCTTTCTACGTGGAATGCGGAGAAATTACAGATGCCAAGaaggtgttcgacgaaatgcccAAGAGAGATATTAGTGGATGGGTTGTCATGATTGGGGCTTGTGCTCGAAACGGGTATTACCAGGAGTCTTTGGGTGTCTTTAAGGAAATGAACAAAGAAGGTTTAAAGCTTGATGCTTTCATCGTTCCTAGTGTTCTTAAAGCAAGCCGTGATCTGCTTGACCAAGAGTTTGGGAAGATGATGCATTGTATGGTTCTCAAATGTTCGTTTGAGTCTGATGGTTTTATAGTTAGTTCGCTTATTGATATGTATTCGAGGTTCGGGGAGGTAGATAATGCGAGGAAGGTGTTTAGTGATCTGTCTGAACATGATTTGGTTGTGTTCAATGCTATGATCTCTGGTTATGCTAACAATGGCCAAGCAGATGAAGCTTTAAACTTGGTGCAAGATATGAAACTAGTGGGGATAAAACCTGATATCATCACTTGGAATGCTCTGATCGCAGGTTTCTCGAATATTGGAGACGAAGAAAAAGTATCTGAGATGCTTGAGATGATGTGTTTGAATGGTCACAAGCCTGACGTTGTGTCATGGACTTCTATTATATCAGGCCTTGTGTATAACTTTCAGAACGCTAAAGCTTTTGGTGCTTTTAGACAGATGTTAACTCATGGGTTGTATCCAAACTCAGCTACGATCACTACCCTTTTGCCTGCTTGCACCACGCTCGCGAATGTGAAGCAGGGGAAGGAGATTCACGGCTACTCGGTGGTCAGTGGACTTGAAGGTCACGGTTTCGTTAGAAGTGCTTTGCTCGATATGTACGGGAAATGCGGATTCATATCAGAAGCGATGATCTTGTTTCACAAAACTCCCAAGAAGACAACGGTTACTTTCAACTCCATGATCTTCTGCTACGCAAATCACGGGCTCTCAGAAAAAGCTGTTGAGCTGTTTGAACAGATGGAAGCAACGGGGGAGAGACTCGACCACTTAACATTCACGGCCATCCTCACAGCCTGCAGCCACGGCGGGTTAACAGATCTTGGGCAGAAGTTGTTCCTTTTGATGCAGAACAAGTACAGAATCGAGCCGAGGTTGGAGCATTACGCTTGTATGGTGGATCTTTTGGGACGAGCAGGGAAGCTTGTTGAGGCCTATGAGATGATAAAGACTATGCCAATGGAGCCGGATTTGTTTGTGTGGGGTGCTTTGTTAGGTGCGTGTAGGAATCATGGGAACATGGAGCTTGCAAGGATTGCAGCAGAGCGATTAGCAGAGCTTGAACCAGTGAACTCAGGGAATAGATTGCTTTTGTCCAGTTTGTATGCCAATGCAGGTAGTTGGGGAAGTGTGGTtaggatgaagaagatgataaaGAAGAGGAAGTTGAGTAGGGTTCCAGGCAGCAGCTGGGTAAATACTGTTTGA